The Nesterenkonia xinjiangensis genome contains a region encoding:
- the uraH gene encoding hydroxyisourate hydrolase, with amino-acid sequence MSYITAHVLDATAGVPARGVEIQLLTPDGEQLATGITDDDGRVGDLGPETLEPGAYRVTFGTGDYFTARGQQSFHPVVTVDFTVQAGEKHYHIPLLLSPFAYSTYRGS; translated from the coding sequence ATGAGCTATATCACCGCCCACGTCCTGGACGCCACTGCGGGCGTCCCCGCCCGCGGCGTGGAGATCCAGCTGCTGACCCCCGACGGCGAGCAGCTGGCCACCGGGATCACCGATGATGACGGCCGCGTCGGGGACCTCGGACCAGAGACCCTGGAGCCCGGTGCCTACCGGGTCACCTTCGGAACGGGAGACTATTTCACAGCACGGGGGCAGCAGAGCTTCCATCCCGTCGTGACGGTGGACTTCACCGTCCAGGCGGGGGAGAAGCACTATCACATCCCGCTGCTGCTGAGCCCGTTCGCCTATTCCACCTACCGCGGCAGCTG
- the uraD gene encoding 2-oxo-4-hydroxy-4-carboxy-5-ureidoimidazoline decarboxylase has product MEAMSVALAEFNSAPDEQARAQLRSCLNVARWIERLLEARPFPSVDAAVEAAHHAAHPLTPGEIDQALADHPRIGERTQAESAEAEFSRREQAGLGEADASVEQRLAAGNLAYEQRFGRVFLIRAAGRSHEEILAELERRLQLDSAEELEIAGEQLEQIAALRLEGLLR; this is encoded by the coding sequence ATGGAGGCGATGAGCGTGGCCCTGGCGGAATTCAACTCGGCGCCCGATGAGCAGGCCAGGGCGCAGCTGCGTTCATGCCTCAACGTCGCACGATGGATCGAGCGCCTGCTCGAGGCTAGGCCCTTCCCCTCCGTGGACGCTGCCGTGGAGGCGGCGCACCACGCTGCGCACCCTCTCACGCCCGGCGAGATCGATCAGGCCTTGGCCGATCACCCCCGCATCGGCGAACGCACCCAGGCCGAATCCGCAGAAGCGGAGTTCTCCCGCCGTGAGCAGGCCGGACTGGGTGAGGCTGACGCCAGTGTCGAGCAGCGTCTCGCCGCCGGCAACCTCGCCTACGAGCAGCGCTTCGGCCGCGTCTTCCTCATCCGCGCCGCGGGGCGCAGCCACGAAGAGATCCTCGCCGAGCTGGAACGCCGACTCCAGCTCGACTCCGCCGAGGAACTCGAGATCGCCGGAGAGCAGCTCGAACAGATCGCCGCCCTGAGACTGGAAGGACTCCTCCGATGA
- the aceB gene encoding malate synthase A, with amino-acid sequence MTITITEPYMVDGATEILSDEALAFVEELHRRFVGTRDGLLEARRTAQRDAAASGRLDFLPDTQEIRDGDWTVAEHPDSLQDRRVEITGPPAPAKMAINALNSGAKVWLACLEDALSPTWFNLVDAQKNLYEAARGTLRFTSPEGKEYTLRDDVTLPTVVVRPRGWHLPEKHLQIDGSPAVGALVDFGLHFFHNAKLLHDQGAGPYYYLPKIEHHQEAKLWDDVFSFAEERLALPHGSVRATVLIETIPAGFQMDEILYALRDHASGLNAGRWDYLFSLIKYFRASGHEFVLPDRAEVGMTQPFMRAYTELLVKTCHRRGAFAMGGMAAFIPNRREPDVTQKAIGKVRDDKSREAGDGFDGSWVAHPDLVEICREEFDKVLGDRPNQVDRQRDDVQVSPEDLLAVEKAEGDVTEAGVRMNLYVAVYYTAIWLSGNGAVAIHNLMEDAATAEISRSQVWQQIRNSTVTADTGVTVTAELVERLLGEEVERLRGEIGDADTFAKYFEPAAGVVRELVLDADHYEDFLTTPAYELLD; translated from the coding sequence ATGACGATCACCATCACAGAGCCGTACATGGTTGACGGAGCCACGGAGATCCTCTCCGACGAGGCGCTTGCCTTCGTCGAGGAGCTCCATCGCCGCTTCGTCGGCACCCGGGATGGGCTGCTGGAGGCTCGCCGCACTGCCCAGCGGGATGCCGCGGCATCCGGGCGGCTCGACTTCCTGCCCGACACTCAGGAGATCCGCGACGGCGACTGGACCGTCGCCGAGCACCCCGACTCCCTGCAGGATCGCCGCGTGGAGATCACCGGCCCTCCGGCACCGGCCAAGATGGCCATCAACGCCCTCAACTCCGGCGCGAAGGTCTGGCTCGCCTGCCTGGAGGACGCTCTGTCCCCCACCTGGTTCAACCTGGTGGACGCCCAGAAGAACCTCTACGAGGCGGCGCGCGGCACCCTGCGGTTCACCTCCCCCGAAGGCAAGGAGTACACCCTCCGCGACGACGTGACCCTGCCCACCGTCGTCGTGCGGCCCCGAGGCTGGCATCTGCCTGAGAAGCACCTCCAGATCGACGGCTCCCCTGCCGTGGGGGCGCTGGTGGACTTCGGACTGCACTTCTTCCACAACGCGAAGCTGCTCCACGATCAGGGTGCCGGACCCTACTACTACCTGCCGAAGATCGAGCACCACCAGGAGGCCAAGCTCTGGGACGACGTGTTCAGCTTCGCCGAGGAGCGCCTGGCCCTGCCGCACGGCAGTGTGAGGGCGACCGTGCTGATCGAGACCATCCCGGCGGGGTTCCAGATGGACGAGATCCTCTACGCACTCCGTGATCACGCATCGGGCCTCAACGCCGGCCGCTGGGACTACCTGTTCTCCCTCATCAAGTACTTCCGCGCCTCCGGTCATGAGTTCGTACTGCCGGACCGCGCCGAGGTGGGGATGACCCAGCCGTTCATGCGCGCCTACACCGAGCTGCTGGTCAAGACCTGCCACCGCCGGGGCGCCTTCGCCATGGGTGGCATGGCGGCGTTCATCCCGAACCGCCGCGAGCCCGACGTCACGCAGAAGGCCATCGGCAAGGTCCGTGACGACAAGTCCCGCGAGGCCGGCGATGGCTTCGACGGCTCCTGGGTGGCGCATCCCGACCTGGTGGAGATCTGCCGGGAGGAGTTCGACAAGGTCCTCGGCGACAGGCCCAACCAGGTGGACCGCCAGCGCGACGACGTCCAGGTGAGCCCCGAGGATCTGCTCGCGGTGGAGAAGGCCGAAGGCGATGTCACTGAGGCTGGCGTGCGCATGAACCTCTATGTGGCGGTCTACTACACGGCGATCTGGCTCTCCGGCAACGGGGCGGTGGCGATCCACAACCTCATGGAGGACGCCGCCACCGCGGAGATCTCCCGATCGCAGGTGTGGCAGCAGATCCGCAACAGCACCGTCACCGCAGACACCGGGGTCACCGTGACCGCAGAGCTGGTGGAGCGGCTGCTCGGCGAGGAGGTGGAACGGCTGCGCGGAGAGATCGGTGATGCCGACACCTTCGCCAAGTACTTCGAGCCCGCCGCCGGCGTCGTGCGTGAGCTGGTGCTCGACGCCGACCACTATGAGGACTTCCTCACGACGCCGGCCTACGAACTGCTGGACTGA
- a CDS encoding TetR family transcriptional regulator translates to MPLSAPVIVQAAQRLLLEYGLQDVSMRRLASELDVRPGALYYHVPNKQQLLARVAAEILAPLAAPAESTSAEDLMRSFRRAVLPIRDGGDLMLIAFGLDPDLPPVPALSTRLQERGLTQESADQRAHILMRFALGAVAAEQNATLLHAAQESPSQGPDTTGGAALYDEGLRLLCEIAR, encoded by the coding sequence ATGCCGCTCTCAGCCCCCGTCATCGTCCAGGCCGCTCAGCGTCTGCTGCTCGAGTACGGACTCCAGGACGTCTCGATGCGTCGGCTGGCCTCTGAGCTCGACGTGCGGCCTGGCGCGCTCTACTATCACGTGCCCAATAAGCAGCAGCTTCTGGCTCGAGTGGCCGCCGAGATCCTCGCCCCACTCGCCGCCCCGGCAGAGAGCACGTCCGCCGAAGACCTGATGCGCAGCTTCCGGCGCGCGGTGCTGCCCATCCGGGATGGAGGGGATCTGATGCTCATCGCCTTCGGACTGGATCCAGACCTGCCCCCCGTGCCCGCGCTGAGCACCCGCCTCCAGGAGCGCGGCCTGACACAGGAGTCGGCGGATCAGCGGGCACATATCCTCATGCGCTTCGCCCTGGGTGCTGTCGCGGCCGAACAGAACGCCACCCTGCTGCATGCCGCCCAGGAATCTCCGAGCCAGGGGCCGGACACGACAGGAGGCGCAGCCCTCTATGACGAGGGGCTGCGCCTCCTGTGTGAGATCGCGCGCTGA